In Litorimonas taeanensis, one DNA window encodes the following:
- the trpE gene encoding anthranilate synthase component I yields MALEFHPRSEDFQASAIPQLVYTRIINDMDTPVSAFLKAALGKPYAFLFESVQGGEQRGRYSFFGFDPDLVWRGFGEKSEVSRDGGQSFVNLSGKPLDSLRKLQGESHFKLPEGIPPMAAGLFGYLGYDMIRQVEDIPASNIDPIGTPDAIMVRPKIVCIFDQIAQEIIIASTVYPDHSPNAAYECIEAVVEDLTRPVSARGFEPIPTPAIEPRLGTTAKKFATRVKAAKDYILAGDIFQVVLGQRLSAPLPASPFSLYRSLRRMNPSPFLYFLDFEDHQIIGSSPEILVRLRDGIVTVRPIAGTRPRGKTAAQDKALEAELLADPKELAEHLMLLDLGRNDVGRVAKPGTVRVTERFTIERYSHVMHIVSNVEGEIQDDMDAVSALFAGFPAGTVSGAPKVRAMEIIDELEEEKRGIYAGAVGYISSNGDMDTAIALRTGIVKNNTLHVRAGAGIVMDSVPQLEFEETLHKAAALFRAAEQSVNFERN; encoded by the coding sequence ATGGCGCTTGAATTCCATCCCCGTTCTGAGGATTTCCAAGCCTCAGCGATACCGCAACTCGTCTACACGCGGATTATCAATGATATGGACACGCCCGTTTCGGCGTTTCTAAAGGCGGCCCTTGGAAAACCTTATGCTTTCCTCTTTGAATCCGTTCAAGGCGGGGAGCAACGCGGACGTTATAGCTTCTTTGGCTTTGACCCAGATTTGGTCTGGAGAGGTTTTGGCGAAAAAAGTGAAGTATCTAGGGATGGGGGACAATCTTTTGTAAACCTCAGCGGTAAACCCCTCGATTCCTTACGAAAACTGCAGGGCGAATCACATTTCAAGCTTCCTGAAGGCATCCCTCCTATGGCAGCGGGTCTATTTGGCTACCTTGGCTATGATATGATACGTCAGGTCGAAGATATACCAGCAAGTAATATCGACCCTATCGGGACCCCTGATGCCATCATGGTCCGCCCCAAAATTGTCTGCATATTTGACCAAATCGCTCAAGAAATAATTATTGCCTCAACTGTATATCCTGACCATTCACCCAACGCTGCTTATGAATGTATCGAAGCCGTCGTAGAGGATTTGACTCGCCCCGTTTCAGCAAGAGGATTCGAACCGATTCCAACGCCCGCAATTGAACCCCGTCTGGGAACGACCGCTAAAAAATTTGCAACCCGGGTAAAAGCGGCAAAGGACTATATTTTAGCAGGCGATATCTTCCAAGTTGTGCTGGGTCAGCGCCTTTCAGCCCCTCTACCCGCCTCACCATTTTCACTATACCGCTCTCTACGGCGAATGAACCCTTCTCCATTTCTTTATTTTTTAGATTTTGAAGACCACCAAATTATTGGTTCAAGCCCCGAAATCCTTGTACGACTTCGCGATGGCATCGTGACAGTCCGTCCAATCGCAGGGACCCGCCCCCGCGGGAAGACTGCCGCTCAAGACAAAGCATTGGAAGCAGAGCTTCTTGCAGACCCCAAAGAGCTCGCGGAACATCTCATGCTCCTTGACTTAGGACGTAATGATGTCGGCCGCGTTGCAAAACCCGGAACAGTTCGCGTGACAGAGCGCTTCACAATTGAACGCTACAGTCATGTCATGCACATTGTTTCCAATGTCGAAGGAGAAATCCAAGATGACATGGACGCAGTTTCCGCTCTATTCGCTGGGTTTCCCGCTGGCACAGTTTCAGGTGCGCCAAAAGTTCGTGCCATGGAAATTATTGACGAACTTGAAGAAGAAAAACGCGGAATTTATGCGGGTGCGGTTGGTTATATTAGCTCTAATGGGGATATGGATACTGCCATCGCCCTTCGCACCGGCATCGTAAAAAACAACACACTTCACGTACGCGCTGGCGCAGGCATCGTAATGGATTCTGTTCCGCAATTAGAATTTGAAGAAACACTTCACAAAGCCGCTGCCTTGTTTCGCGCTGCCGAGCAATCTGTGAATTTTGAGAGGAATTAA
- a CDS encoding PAN domain-containing protein, whose amino-acid sequence MRAFLSGLSLAFVTTTSAIAVDLGQYRPGTPYQSVIAAGADICESHCSGDAQCRSWNYVKANPKASGVCEFNAEVSAPVASAISISGVNLQGATRRGIVTGDTNTIRVGTQTISPRSSNSSSSVTQNTPMRRIIREATPQRAYPQTAVSQHTPTVIPRQRIQQHEALRGGNAYQVGPTNRSATQPYPQGTAVPHQFTYDLGGRAMPMQRQMPLQHSTPNQLPSGHYTQTQQPPEGQRVMAYAPNTVPQSSAPQQPISQMGVQSRDRRRQQGPRQENLNDVIGQSQLSGRMSAGQAYPPTAYMKSSNPQQQAYLPNQPSVGGAANTIAVQQNYAMARRSANQPVTYRQPEPSNEGASRQVLPAKALARGLSTEQAQQSLYGKLNDDIQVPNSGATVPSNPDAPIPTMTMRPAVPVERASLDDLAGAPGR is encoded by the coding sequence ATGCGTGCGTTTTTATCTGGTCTCTCCCTTGCTTTTGTCACAACGACATCAGCAATTGCTGTGGATCTAGGGCAGTATCGCCCAGGGACCCCCTATCAAAGCGTAATAGCCGCAGGCGCCGATATTTGTGAAAGTCATTGTAGCGGAGATGCGCAATGTCGAAGTTGGAATTATGTGAAAGCCAATCCCAAGGCGTCAGGTGTTTGTGAGTTTAATGCGGAAGTATCAGCGCCCGTTGCCAGTGCAATTTCCATTAGCGGCGTAAATTTGCAAGGCGCAACCCGCCGAGGTATCGTTACTGGCGACACCAATACAATACGAGTTGGCACTCAAACGATTTCGCCTCGGAGCAGCAATAGCTCATCTAGTGTTACGCAAAACACACCTATGCGCCGTATTATCAGAGAAGCCACACCTCAGCGGGCTTACCCACAAACAGCCGTGTCCCAACATACTCCTACGGTGATACCAAGACAGCGAATTCAACAGCATGAAGCCCTGCGAGGAGGTAACGCATATCAAGTAGGCCCTACGAATAGGTCTGCAACTCAACCGTATCCGCAAGGCACTGCGGTTCCGCATCAATTTACATATGATTTAGGTGGTCGAGCTATGCCTATGCAACGACAAATGCCTCTTCAGCATTCTACGCCTAATCAATTGCCTTCAGGGCACTATACTCAAACTCAACAGCCACCTGAGGGACAAAGGGTTATGGCTTATGCACCGAACACAGTGCCCCAGAGTTCTGCCCCGCAACAGCCTATTTCTCAAATGGGTGTTCAATCGCGAGATCGTCGACGCCAGCAGGGGCCACGCCAAGAAAATTTGAATGATGTAATAGGGCAGAGCCAATTGTCAGGCCGCATGTCGGCTGGGCAGGCTTATCCGCCGACGGCTTATATGAAGTCTTCCAACCCTCAACAACAAGCATATTTACCAAATCAGCCCTCGGTTGGGGGGGCGGCTAATACTATAGCTGTCCAACAAAACTATGCTATGGCTAGGCGGTCGGCTAATCAGCCTGTTACATATCGTCAACCTGAACCGAGCAATGAGGGCGCGTCGAGGCAGGTGTTACCTGCTAAAGCTTTAGCGCGAGGTCTGAGTACTGAGCAAGCGCAGCAGAGTCTTTATGGAAAACTTAATGATGACATCCAAGTGCCTAATTCGGGAGCGACGGTTCCAAGTAATCCTGATGCGCCTATTCCAACTATGACTATGCGCCCAGCAGTGCCTGTTGAGAGAGCGTCATTAGATGATTTGGCAGGGGCGCCAGGGCGTTAA
- the trpC gene encoding indole-3-glycerol phosphate synthase TrpC, with protein MDAPDVLLKIAAYKAEEVANLYEDISIEDLRVIARDQQPALGFSAALLCGTSPAIIAEVKKASPSKGLIRADFDPVAIARAYEDGGAACLSVLTDGPGFQGSPEIFAQVRKVSSLPLLRKDFMLDPIQVVESRAMGADCILIIMAMIDDKAAQALFDEAKALGMDALIETHDEAELERAIELGAELIGINNRDLRTFDTSLKTFERLAPKAPKDALLVAESGIFTSEDVARLQKQGAQAYLIGESFMRQDDVAAALKALRRS; from the coding sequence ATGGACGCGCCTGACGTTTTATTGAAAATAGCGGCTTACAAGGCCGAAGAAGTCGCAAATCTTTACGAAGACATTTCCATTGAAGATCTGCGAGTCATTGCAAGAGACCAACAGCCTGCTCTCGGTTTCTCGGCGGCATTACTGTGCGGAACCTCCCCTGCCATTATAGCAGAGGTAAAAAAAGCGAGCCCCTCAAAAGGTCTTATTCGCGCTGATTTCGATCCTGTCGCCATTGCGAGAGCCTATGAAGATGGAGGCGCAGCCTGTCTCTCCGTGCTTACCGACGGTCCGGGTTTCCAAGGTAGCCCTGAAATATTTGCGCAGGTCAGAAAGGTATCCAGTCTCCCCCTACTTCGCAAAGATTTTATGCTTGACCCGATTCAAGTCGTAGAGAGCCGTGCTATGGGCGCGGATTGCATTCTAATTATCATGGCAATGATTGACGACAAAGCCGCGCAAGCTTTATTTGATGAAGCTAAAGCTCTCGGAATGGATGCACTTATAGAGACTCATGATGAAGCTGAACTCGAAAGAGCGATAGAGCTGGGAGCAGAGCTAATAGGAATAAATAACCGTGACTTACGGACATTTGATACATCACTGAAGACGTTTGAACGTCTCGCTCCCAAGGCCCCTAAAGACGCATTATTAGTCGCCGAGAGCGGTATCTTCACATCTGAAGACGTAGCAAGACTACAAAAGCAAGGTGCCCAAGCGTATCTAATTGGTGAGAGCTTTATGCGGCAAGATGATGTTGCAGCAGCCTTGAAGGCCTTACGAAGGTCTTGA
- the trpD gene encoding anthranilate phosphoribosyltransferase: MSFNTDIFKSFAAGERPNAETFGIALNTILRGEASDMEVSALLLGLEMVGLSSDIIRVGVETMRAHMTPVHIEADIIDIVGTGGTGLHTLSISTASALVCAGAGAKVAKHGNRAASSLTGTADTLSELGVNLAISPEKAAECVDKAGVGFLFAPNHHPAMRHVGPARKALGIRTLFNLLGPMSNPAGAKRMLVGVNNNDWRHLMAEAFAGLSMDHVWIVHGSDGLDEITTTGPTAVSEVKNGTVKELNLSPQSYGISLSTIESLRGGHPAENAQALLSLLDGEHSDYRDIVLLNSAAALMIAGLASDIPQGLDKAISAIDSGLAHQALRKLIEVSHG; the protein is encoded by the coding sequence ATGAGTTTTAACACAGACATATTTAAATCCTTCGCCGCAGGCGAACGACCTAATGCTGAAACCTTTGGCATAGCGCTCAACACAATCTTACGCGGCGAAGCCTCAGATATGGAAGTGAGTGCGCTTTTACTGGGTCTAGAGATGGTTGGTTTATCATCCGACATCATTCGTGTTGGGGTCGAGACTATGCGCGCCCATATGACTCCCGTTCATATAGAGGCCGACATAATTGATATTGTGGGAACGGGAGGAACTGGTCTGCACACACTCTCTATCTCTACAGCAAGTGCCTTGGTTTGCGCCGGCGCCGGCGCGAAGGTTGCTAAACACGGAAATCGTGCTGCAAGCAGCCTAACGGGTACAGCAGACACATTATCAGAACTGGGAGTGAACCTAGCTATTAGCCCCGAAAAAGCAGCAGAATGCGTAGATAAGGCGGGGGTCGGATTTCTTTTCGCACCAAATCATCATCCCGCTATGCGCCATGTCGGACCTGCTAGAAAGGCTCTTGGGATACGTACTTTGTTCAATTTGTTGGGGCCAATGAGCAATCCAGCGGGCGCAAAAAGAATGCTCGTTGGGGTCAATAACAATGATTGGCGGCATCTTATGGCTGAGGCATTTGCTGGCCTATCCATGGATCATGTCTGGATTGTTCACGGCTCAGATGGCCTCGATGAAATCACAACAACAGGTCCAACCGCGGTTAGTGAAGTGAAAAATGGAACGGTCAAGGAATTGAACCTATCCCCTCAGAGTTATGGCATTTCACTTTCTACAATTGAAAGTCTACGCGGGGGTCATCCCGCTGAAAATGCTCAAGCCTTATTATCGCTTTTAGACGGGGAACATAGCGATTATCGTGATATAGTACTCCTTAATAGCGCTGCCGCTTTAATGATTGCGGGACTCGCCTCTGATATCCCTCAAGGTTTGGATAAAGCTATAAGCGCTATTGATAGTGGTTTGGCACATCAAGCCCTTCGGAAACTAATTGAAGTTAGTCATGGATAA
- a CDS encoding anthranilate synthase component II has protein sequence MLLVIDNYDSFTYNLVHYAQELGAETHVIRNDDMSAQEALELGAEAILLSPGPKTPNEAGICLDILRQAPDTLPILGICLGQQSMGQVFGGNVIRSKTIMHGKISDVENDGSGLFEGLPKSFKATRYHSLAVERETLPDVLIANAWTDDGEIMGLRHVSRPIHGLQFHPESIASEYGHDLIQNFLKLTK, from the coding sequence ATGCTCCTCGTCATCGATAATTACGACAGCTTTACTTATAACCTTGTTCATTACGCACAAGAACTCGGTGCCGAGACCCATGTCATCCGAAACGACGATATGAGTGCGCAAGAAGCCCTCGAACTCGGGGCTGAAGCTATCCTCCTCTCTCCTGGGCCGAAAACCCCCAACGAAGCCGGAATCTGCCTCGACATTCTTCGTCAAGCCCCTGACACCCTCCCAATTCTTGGAATTTGCTTGGGTCAACAGAGCATGGGACAGGTCTTTGGCGGGAACGTCATTCGTTCAAAAACCATCATGCACGGGAAAATATCAGATGTAGAAAATGATGGATCAGGTCTTTTTGAAGGCTTACCCAAATCCTTCAAAGCAACGCGATATCACAGCCTTGCCGTTGAACGGGAAACGCTTCCAGATGTCTTGATTGCAAATGCATGGACGGATGATGGAGAAATAATGGGACTTCGACATGTCAGCCGCCCGATTCATGGCCTGCAATTCCATCCTGAATCTATAGCTTCAGAATATGGGCATGACCTCATTCAAAACTTTTTAAAGCTTACGAAATGA
- a CDS encoding flavohemoglobin expression-modulating QEGLA motif protein, with translation MEKLSPKLYAQAVKASDLLNDAAASKNVLKSVEWSPRFKNDFLLHGKMPKPQYSKMDISDSREKIREARALCEADHVVFQWLNRLCDVMENTAGLIQTRGTPEFFQFSTALFGQPTRLMLDKQTRVLDLARHLDSALDDLNFSNLVIEGYDESLNAQAFSKALRRRLKKHFGADAPKVAISKSVSAKAAASSSRIRVRADASFTERDVDQLLHHEALVHVATGKNGQLQEDFKILGRSHSGTTEVQEGLAVFAEIVTGSMDPKRFARLSGRVLAIEMAIQGADFKEVFDFFVQRNDDPSQSFENTRRVFRGGVISGGAPFTKDMVYLNGLLRVHNFMRSVVKLNRADLIRVLFCGKMDIEDVPALAHLVSYDRLEPPKFMPPWVKDLRFLVSYMAYSSFLNQVKMPGFQAYYAQELDQVPVIWSFADGESG, from the coding sequence ATGGAAAAATTGTCGCCCAAACTCTATGCTCAGGCTGTAAAAGCGTCTGATTTACTGAATGATGCAGCGGCGTCCAAAAACGTGTTAAAGTCTGTGGAATGGAGCCCGCGTTTTAAGAACGACTTTTTGCTCCATGGAAAAATGCCAAAGCCGCAATACTCTAAAATGGATATCTCAGATTCACGTGAGAAAATTAGAGAGGCTAGAGCCCTTTGTGAGGCTGACCATGTGGTGTTTCAATGGCTCAATCGATTATGCGATGTCATGGAGAATACGGCAGGGCTTATACAAACGCGAGGTACGCCGGAGTTTTTCCAATTCTCAACGGCTCTATTTGGACAGCCCACGCGTTTAATGCTAGATAAACAAACCCGAGTCTTAGACTTGGCGCGTCATCTAGATAGCGCGCTCGATGATTTAAATTTTTCTAACTTAGTTATTGAAGGGTATGACGAGAGCTTAAATGCTCAAGCCTTTTCTAAAGCTCTTCGTAGACGGTTGAAAAAGCATTTTGGAGCTGATGCGCCTAAAGTGGCGATTTCAAAATCCGTTTCAGCAAAGGCCGCCGCAAGCTCAAGTCGTATTCGCGTGCGTGCAGATGCTAGCTTCACTGAGCGCGACGTCGACCAATTGCTACATCACGAAGCGCTCGTTCATGTGGCGACAGGTAAAAATGGTCAATTGCAAGAAGATTTTAAAATCTTAGGTCGATCACATTCTGGTACGACTGAAGTTCAAGAAGGCCTTGCGGTATTTGCTGAAATTGTAACGGGGTCTATGGACCCCAAAAGATTTGCTCGTCTTTCCGGGCGCGTTTTAGCAATTGAAATGGCAATACAAGGGGCTGATTTCAAAGAGGTTTTTGATTTTTTCGTTCAACGTAATGATGACCCGTCTCAGTCATTTGAAAATACGCGCCGGGTGTTTAGAGGGGGGGTGATTTCAGGGGGCGCACCATTCACAAAAGACATGGTTTATTTAAACGGCCTTCTTCGGGTTCATAACTTTATGAGAAGTGTAGTGAAACTGAACCGTGCTGATCTGATACGGGTCTTATTTTGTGGGAAGATGGATATAGAGGATGTACCCGCTTTGGCGCATTTGGTGAGCTATGATCGACTTGAGCCCCCAAAGTTTATGCCGCCTTGGGTTAAGGATTTGAGATTCTTGGTGAGTTATATGGCATATTCGTCTTTTTTGAACCAAGTGAAAATGCCCGGGTTTCAGGCTTATTATGCCCAGGAATTGGATCAAGTTCCTGTTATCTGGAGTTTTGCAGATGGAGAAAGTGGATAA
- a CDS encoding peptidylprolyl isomerase — MAESIGGKIRNALVGILIGMLVLAFAVWGVNDMFSPGAQNAVATVGKKEITTTAFDSQFSRELQRLNQEQGQGLTNQQAYDRGLHNQILQGMITNQVIAIDAEDLGVGVNRSIARREIESIPAFQNDLTGKFDENQLLSALSRARITRQEFEADTLQSLRSRQTVPAITGGLVAPSEFAALQYKFLTEQRRASVLTLEASAIATPETPSDTELQSYIDANSARYMAPEYRKFVMIRLEPFDFTPDLKIDPVQVKENFDYKVETGVMGSPETRNIVLITAIDEEMANKAVDALKAGAEATLVANEFGIGTPEIYDAVRKNGIIDAESSEAAFALEEGDARAVLSGLGSWVAVYAAGVTPAVVPNFEDAKADIENELMEAHALEAIYDISAEIEDAMVDGMTLEEISEKLSIPLSAYDFIDRSGSTPYNVSMDGFSLIPGVASDDEILRTLFTSDLGYQTDLFETSNGGYATIRVDDIIDSKMREFDDIKDAATLAYLNERRADALRELALSLTKRAKDGESLAEIAAEFDMGATISEVGLVRTNPPQSLGPQVTVGLFDAKEAEVVRGAGPAPLTEQIAILDRIIASQDGLAGTYLEVIQSQMTAAISNDIQSAYQAAVLEANPVVPYPEKIRTTLGLNQAE; from the coding sequence ATGGCAGAATCAATCGGCGGAAAAATTCGCAATGCCTTAGTTGGTATTCTTATCGGTATGCTTGTACTCGCTTTTGCGGTTTGGGGCGTGAACGATATGTTCTCTCCAGGTGCTCAAAATGCTGTCGCAACTGTTGGAAAAAAAGAAATCACCACCACCGCTTTTGACTCTCAATTCTCAAGAGAGCTTCAAAGACTTAACCAAGAGCAAGGACAAGGCCTAACCAACCAGCAGGCTTATGACCGAGGCTTACACAACCAAATCCTTCAAGGTATGATTACTAATCAAGTTATCGCGATTGACGCTGAAGATTTGGGAGTGGGTGTAAATCGATCTATCGCACGCCGTGAAATTGAAAGCATTCCCGCATTCCAAAATGATTTGACCGGTAAATTCGATGAAAATCAGCTCTTATCAGCCCTGTCTCGCGCCCGTATTACGCGGCAAGAATTTGAAGCCGATACGCTGCAAAGCCTTCGTTCACGACAAACCGTTCCTGCTATTACTGGCGGCCTTGTAGCTCCGTCTGAATTTGCAGCTCTGCAATATAAGTTTCTAACAGAACAACGCCGCGCTAGTGTACTGACTTTAGAGGCCAGCGCCATCGCAACGCCAGAGACCCCAAGCGACACAGAGCTACAAAGCTACATCGACGCGAATAGTGCACGTTACATGGCTCCAGAATATCGGAAATTCGTCATGATCCGCCTGGAACCTTTTGACTTTACCCCTGACCTAAAAATCGACCCTGTCCAAGTTAAGGAAAACTTCGATTATAAAGTTGAAACAGGTGTTATGGGCTCCCCGGAAACACGGAATATTGTCCTCATCACCGCCATTGATGAAGAGATGGCAAATAAAGCCGTAGACGCCCTTAAAGCGGGTGCCGAGGCCACTCTTGTGGCCAATGAATTTGGTATCGGCACACCTGAGATCTATGATGCAGTTCGGAAAAATGGCATTATTGACGCCGAGAGCTCCGAGGCTGCATTTGCTCTTGAAGAAGGCGATGCCCGCGCCGTTCTAAGCGGTTTGGGGAGCTGGGTTGCCGTTTATGCTGCTGGCGTCACCCCTGCGGTCGTGCCCAATTTTGAAGACGCAAAAGCTGATATCGAAAATGAGTTGATGGAAGCGCATGCTCTTGAAGCCATTTATGACATTTCTGCCGAAATTGAAGACGCCATGGTGGATGGAATGACGCTAGAAGAAATTTCAGAAAAACTAAGCATCCCCCTCTCCGCTTATGACTTTATCGACCGAAGTGGTTCGACGCCCTACAATGTCAGCATGGACGGATTTTCTCTTATCCCCGGTGTTGCGTCTGACGATGAAATTCTCCGCACCCTCTTCACATCTGATTTAGGCTATCAAACCGACCTTTTCGAAACTTCAAATGGTGGTTACGCCACAATACGCGTTGATGACATCATTGACTCCAAAATGCGTGAATTTGATGACATTAAAGACGCAGCGACATTAGCTTACTTGAACGAACGCCGCGCTGACGCCTTACGCGAGCTAGCCCTTTCACTAACAAAGCGGGCGAAGGACGGCGAAAGTCTTGCAGAGATTGCGGCTGAATTCGATATGGGGGCCACAATCTCAGAAGTTGGCTTAGTACGAACAAACCCTCCACAAAGCCTCGGCCCACAAGTCACGGTTGGATTGTTTGACGCTAAAGAAGCAGAGGTTGTTCGCGGTGCGGGCCCTGCCCCACTGACGGAACAAATTGCTATTTTAGACCGCATCATAGCGAGCCAAGATGGATTAGCTGGTACCTACTTAGAAGTAATACAAAGCCAAATGACCGCTGCTATTAGCAATGACATTCAATCTGCTTACCAAGCTGCAGTATTAGAAGCCAACCCTGTCGTGCCTTACCCTGAAAAAATACGCACAACATTAGGGTTGAACCAAGCTGAATAG
- the tpiA gene encoding triose-phosphate isomerase, whose amino-acid sequence MTLKPLIAANWKMHGDMSWCDKPYDFADIYPPTEREHLDVLICPPAVLIFPMMEKCGGTDIWLGAQTCHKEKKGAHTGEMSAEMLASAGADYVILGHSERRAMGESSADIRVRVERAKEADLIPIICVGESLKERESGDAEAVVGTQLKASLPEGLTDYVIAYEPIWAIGTGMTATPDDVDAMHRFIRGEVGPNVRILYGGSVKPANAKALLSIPDVNGALIGGAGLEMESLAEIARLA is encoded by the coding sequence ATGACGTTAAAGCCCCTAATAGCTGCTAACTGGAAAATGCACGGCGATATGTCGTGGTGTGATAAGCCTTATGATTTCGCAGATATCTACCCTCCAACCGAAAGAGAGCATTTGGACGTGTTAATTTGTCCTCCTGCTGTTTTAATATTCCCAATGATGGAGAAATGCGGGGGGACAGATATTTGGTTAGGTGCGCAAACTTGCCACAAAGAGAAAAAAGGCGCCCATACTGGAGAAATGAGTGCCGAAATGCTCGCTTCAGCAGGGGCAGACTATGTGATTTTAGGCCATTCCGAGCGCCGAGCTATGGGAGAAAGCTCTGCAGACATACGTGTGCGCGTAGAAAGGGCCAAGGAAGCTGACCTAATTCCTATAATTTGCGTTGGTGAAAGTTTGAAAGAACGCGAATCAGGAGATGCTGAAGCCGTAGTCGGGACGCAGCTAAAGGCTTCATTACCAGAAGGTCTAACAGATTATGTGATAGCCTATGAACCGATATGGGCCATTGGGACAGGCATGACGGCTACTCCAGATGATGTGGACGCCATGCATCGTTTTATACGTGGCGAAGTTGGACCTAATGTTCGTATTTTATACGGGGGATCTGTGAAACCTGCGAATGCAAAGGCGTTATTATCAATCCCCGATGTCAATGGCGCCCTCATTGGTGGTGCAGGACTGGAAATGGAGAGCCTCGCCGAGATTGCGCGATTAGCATAA
- a CDS encoding peptide chain release factor 3, giving the protein MPPFMSNALQTEPGKRRVFAIISHPDAGKTTLTENMLLASGAIHAAGQVAARGEARRTQSDWMKIEQERGISVSSSVMTFEHADLIFNLLDTPGHEDFSEDTYRTLTAADCAVMVLDVAKGIEPQTLKLFEVCRLRDIPIITFINKLDREGHDPFELISEIQDKLALDVIPMQWPAASGRRFKGISDLRTGQFLRFVKPDDDGEHSLTPVDGTDIVDHFDDDDLLEEFLEEQELAKEYGEFNAQSFREGHMTPVYFGSALRKFGVRELIDALAEFAPPPQAEKAVKAGQDVEILPTSKDVAGFVFKVQANMDLNHRDRVAFLRLCSGEFKRGMKLKTAENKTISVHNPILFFAQDRELAENAYAGDVIGIPNHGALRVGDSLSETGKIKFAGIPNFAPEILRRARLADPLKAKHLRKALESLAEEGVTQLFKPSLGADMIVGAVGSLQIDVMRERIKTEYGLEVTFESPLYQTARWVTSDNPEILKAFVDKNTANMGEDIDGAPVFLAKSAWDVGYAQDKNPDIRFMTTKERR; this is encoded by the coding sequence ATGCCCCCTTTCATGTCTAATGCCTTACAAACAGAACCCGGCAAACGCCGCGTCTTTGCTATTATTTCTCACCCCGATGCCGGTAAGACGACATTGACCGAGAACATGCTGCTCGCATCTGGGGCAATCCATGCAGCGGGCCAAGTTGCTGCCCGAGGCGAAGCTAGGCGGACACAATCGGATTGGATGAAAATTGAGCAGGAACGTGGTATCTCTGTATCGTCCTCTGTAATGACTTTCGAACACGCAGACCTTATTTTCAATCTACTCGACACACCAGGCCATGAAGACTTTTCAGAAGACACCTATCGTACCTTGACGGCCGCAGATTGCGCCGTGATGGTGTTGGATGTCGCCAAAGGTATCGAGCCACAAACGCTTAAACTTTTTGAGGTTTGCCGGCTTCGCGACATTCCGATTATTACATTTATTAACAAACTTGACCGTGAAGGTCATGACCCGTTTGAACTCATCTCTGAAATTCAAGACAAGCTTGCATTGGACGTAATACCAATGCAGTGGCCAGCGGCTTCGGGTCGACGCTTCAAGGGCATTTCAGACCTTAGAACAGGTCAGTTCCTGAGGTTCGTGAAACCTGATGATGACGGCGAGCATTCGCTTACACCCGTCGACGGAACTGACATCGTTGACCATTTTGACGACGATGATCTCCTAGAAGAATTCTTAGAAGAACAAGAACTCGCGAAAGAATACGGAGAGTTTAACGCACAATCCTTCCGCGAAGGTCATATGACACCTGTATATTTTGGTTCGGCGCTTCGAAAATTCGGCGTTCGCGAGCTAATTGATGCGCTGGCTGAATTTGCGCCTCCGCCACAAGCTGAGAAAGCTGTAAAAGCTGGGCAAGATGTTGAAATTTTGCCGACATCTAAAGATGTCGCTGGTTTTGTTTTCAAAGTACAAGCCAATATGGATTTGAACCATCGTGACCGTGTCGCTTTTTTGCGTTTATGTTCGGGCGAATTCAAACGCGGCATGAAGCTGAAAACAGCAGAAAATAAAACTATATCCGTTCACAACCCTATTTTGTTTTTTGCACAAGACCGTGAACTCGCTGAGAATGCTTATGCGGGAGATGTGATTGGCATTCCCAATCATGGCGCATTACGGGTCGGCGATTCACTTTCTGAAACAGGGAAAATAAAATTCGCAGGTATTCCTAATTTTGCCCCCGAGATACTCCGTCGGGCCCGCCTTGCTGATCCACTTAAGGCCAAACATTTACGTAAAGCTCTAGAATCACTGGCCGAAGAAGGCGTTACCCAACTTTTCAAACCATCTTTAGGCGCCGATATGATAGTTGGCGCTGTAGGGTCTCTTCAAATTGATGTCATGCGAGAGCGGATCAAAACAGAATATGGACTTGAGGTTACCTTTGAATCGCCTCTCTATCAAACGGCCCGCTGGGTGACGTCTGACAACCCTGAAATACTAAAAGCTTTTGTCGATAAAAACACTGCAAATATGGGTGAAGACATCGACGGCGCGCCTGTATTTCTGGCTAAATCGGCATGGGATGTTGGATATGCTCAAGATAAAAACCCAGACATACGCTTTATGACAACAAAAGAACGTCGTTAA